The Thermoplasma acidophilum DSM 1728 genome includes a window with the following:
- a CDS encoding chloride channel protein: MRFRFHLSSLPYFEKWFIMGIIIGIISGLGALAFYYAIRLFEYLFLTRMVGIALPRPLGEGGSLVYLYSVRYFYLIPVSVALGGLFSGLIVYTFAPEAEGHGTDAAIRAFHNNQGKIRRRIPVVKTIASAITIGSGGSAGREGPTAQISAGLGSMVADLLGLSDSDRRIAVAVGIGSGIGTIFKTPIGGTMLGAEILYKRDLETQAIYPSLVANAIGYSIFASVVGFEPIFGYYTGSFNVERIPYYAILGVISGLFAIFYVRFFYFMVSVFKRMRISNYYKPVIGGAVTGLIALAFPEIMSTGYGWVDLLMFQKFQYFPTFGIPILIILIALPFVKVFATSFTVGSGGSGGVYAPGIFIGASLGAVAGLAFHYATPSLVPIITPFVIVGMISFFGAAGKVPLSVILMVVEMTGSLQLLPAAMIAVFISYLVSGKYSIYHNQVDDRRSSPAHFGEFNTPVLLDIKLKEVTCKDVSIRDDTDVEEAKRIMEENDIAAVPVVLYKRLIGAVYLFDIAEATSGPVSPYIKRGITYLRSTNNAEEAWEVMMRNKTTWCPIVDDGEFKGIVTLRSILDAYHEKVTMAKDTASVFE; the protein is encoded by the coding sequence ATGCGCTTCAGATTTCATCTTTCTTCGCTTCCCTATTTCGAAAAATGGTTTATAATGGGCATAATAATAGGCATAATATCCGGCCTCGGCGCTCTTGCATTCTATTACGCCATCAGGCTCTTCGAATACCTTTTTCTGACAAGGATGGTCGGAATAGCCCTCCCGAGGCCGTTAGGGGAAGGCGGATCCCTTGTATACCTTTACAGTGTGCGGTACTTTTACCTCATACCTGTTTCGGTGGCCCTTGGTGGGCTCTTTTCCGGCTTGATCGTTTATACATTTGCACCTGAGGCTGAGGGCCACGGTACCGATGCCGCCATAAGGGCCTTTCACAACAATCAGGGGAAGATAAGGCGCAGGATACCTGTTGTGAAGACCATAGCATCAGCCATAACCATAGGGTCTGGCGGAAGCGCGGGAAGAGAGGGCCCAACAGCACAGATATCTGCTGGCCTAGGATCCATGGTTGCGGATCTGTTGGGCCTTAGCGATTCAGACAGGCGCATAGCGGTAGCCGTAGGAATCGGATCAGGTATAGGAACGATATTCAAGACTCCGATAGGCGGTACCATGCTTGGGGCTGAGATACTATACAAGAGGGATCTCGAGACCCAGGCAATATATCCATCACTGGTGGCAAATGCCATAGGATACTCGATCTTCGCTTCGGTTGTTGGCTTTGAGCCCATATTCGGATACTACACCGGATCGTTTAACGTTGAAAGAATACCGTACTATGCCATACTCGGCGTCATTTCTGGGCTCTTCGCAATATTCTATGTCCGCTTTTTCTATTTCATGGTCTCTGTTTTCAAGAGGATGCGCATAAGCAACTACTATAAGCCGGTCATAGGTGGTGCTGTCACCGGATTGATAGCTCTTGCTTTTCCCGAAATAATGTCCACGGGGTATGGCTGGGTTGACCTGTTGATGTTCCAGAAATTCCAGTACTTTCCAACCTTCGGCATCCCCATACTCATAATACTGATCGCGCTGCCCTTCGTCAAGGTATTTGCAACCTCCTTCACCGTTGGTTCCGGTGGAAGCGGAGGAGTTTATGCTCCTGGAATATTCATAGGCGCATCACTTGGAGCTGTGGCTGGCCTCGCCTTCCACTACGCAACGCCATCTCTTGTTCCGATCATAACGCCCTTCGTCATAGTAGGAATGATATCGTTCTTCGGTGCCGCCGGAAAGGTCCCACTTTCTGTGATACTCATGGTCGTCGAGATGACTGGAAGCCTGCAGTTGCTTCCTGCGGCGATGATAGCGGTTTTCATATCATATCTGGTTTCTGGCAAGTACTCAATATACCACAATCAGGTCGATGACAGGAGGAGCTCTCCGGCACACTTCGGCGAATTCAACACGCCGGTCTTGCTTGACATAAAACTCAAGGAAGTGACTTGCAAGGATGTCAGCATAAGAGATGACACAGACGTAGAAGAGGCAAAGAGGATCATGGAGGAAAATGATATTGCGGCTGTACCTGTGGTGCTCTACAAGCGCCTGATCGGTGCGGTATACCTATTCGATATCGCAGAGGCAACAAGCGGACCAGTAAGCCCATACATAAAAAGAGGCATAACGTACCTGAGATCCACTAACAACGCCGAGGAGGCCTGGGAAGTCATGATGAGAAATAAGACAACCTGGTGCCCCATAGTGGATGACGGCGAGTTCAAGGGCATAGTCACGCTCAGATCGATACTGGACGCTTATCATGAAAAGGTTACCATGGCCAAGGATACGGCCAGCGTTTTCGAGTAA
- a CDS encoding acyl-CoA dehydrogenase family protein, translated as MMCLSEEQQILRTSIKDFVKRYVVPGLNEIKNDRFPRDILRELGKNGFFNVMIPGFGVQDSYSYSLIVEELASASPSLAWLYVTHVAAAYALSRMGSEDQKSQYIEKMADGRLLATIAITEPASGATASAVQTKAEFDGKAWVINGSKTFITMASDADAFIIMARSDSEKPAFTDFILRSDDRGVSRSASLKGSGMPGIGWGEIFLENVETGQDRVLGNRNEGIKIIPTIAKVFTIGAASISLGIMDVLNANALEHIRERKINGSSLSSFQVVQDRYLHMYTNGQAASALIYRAAINDDIKLAYAAKVFATEKAIENAVTASRLFGANGYERSVGIASYIDDALAVPLHFINNDVLTGLFMNSV; from the coding sequence ATGATGTGCCTTTCAGAAGAACAGCAGATTCTGAGAACAAGCATAAAGGATTTTGTGAAAAGGTATGTGGTACCAGGGCTGAATGAAATCAAGAATGATAGATTTCCAAGGGATATCCTGAGAGAACTGGGAAAGAATGGCTTCTTCAACGTTATGATACCTGGCTTTGGAGTCCAGGACAGCTACTCGTATTCCCTCATCGTTGAAGAGCTTGCATCGGCATCACCGTCCCTGGCGTGGCTATATGTGACGCATGTGGCTGCGGCCTATGCCCTTTCAAGGATGGGCAGCGAAGATCAGAAATCGCAGTACATAGAGAAGATGGCCGATGGAAGGCTGTTGGCAACGATAGCAATAACCGAGCCTGCATCCGGGGCAACGGCTTCTGCAGTGCAGACAAAGGCTGAATTCGATGGGAAGGCCTGGGTCATCAACGGATCGAAGACATTCATAACCATGGCTTCGGATGCAGATGCGTTCATCATAATGGCAAGATCCGATTCAGAAAAACCGGCATTCACCGATTTCATCCTAAGATCCGATGACAGAGGCGTATCAAGATCGGCGTCCCTGAAAGGCAGCGGAATGCCGGGGATAGGATGGGGAGAGATCTTCCTCGAAAACGTGGAAACCGGACAGGATAGGGTACTCGGGAACAGAAACGAGGGCATAAAGATAATACCGACGATAGCCAAGGTTTTCACCATAGGTGCGGCATCAATATCGCTGGGCATCATGGATGTGCTGAATGCAAATGCCCTGGAACACATAAGGGAAAGGAAGATCAACGGCTCGTCGCTTTCTTCATTTCAGGTCGTCCAGGACAGGTACCTGCACATGTACACGAACGGCCAGGCAGCAAGCGCTCTAATATACCGTGCAGCCATCAACGATGACATAAAACTGGCGTACGCCGCAAAGGTGTTTGCAACAGAAAAGGCAATAGAGAATGCTGTGACCGCATCAAGGCTTTTCGGCGCAAACGGGTATGAAAGATCCGTCGGCATAGCCTCTTACATCGACGATGCGCTGGCTGTGCCCCTGCACTTCATAAACAATGACGTACTCACAGGCCTCTTCATGAATTCGGTTTAA
- a CDS encoding radical SAM protein yields MNFEGLLFGPVPSRRLGFSLGVNNIPRKICSYSCVYCQIGRTINFSIKRQEFYSTDDILDALTRKIEEVRTGGGRIDYVTFVPDGEPTLDVNLGKHIEAIKSTGMKVAVISNASLIDNEDVASDLMDADWVSLKVDAIDDVKWKIIDRPHGSLNHSIILDGIRKFSEKYHGILATETMLVDGIQDLGEIHIIAEYLSSLRKLDLAYISVPTRPPAEEYVKPPSDELINAAFQVFNNHLGNTKVSLLTGYEGSEFFTGESLEDEILNILAVHPMREDALLEVIERSGESAEFVDHMVKYGKISKVPYMGKFFYILPPKIERIKPNS; encoded by the coding sequence ATGAATTTTGAAGGACTCCTTTTTGGGCCCGTACCTTCACGCAGGCTGGGTTTCAGCCTTGGCGTCAACAATATACCGAGAAAAATATGTTCGTATTCCTGCGTGTACTGCCAGATCGGACGCACCATCAATTTCTCAATAAAAAGGCAGGAGTTCTATTCCACTGATGATATACTTGATGCACTGACTAGGAAGATTGAAGAAGTCCGGACGGGTGGCGGCCGCATAGACTACGTAACTTTTGTACCGGATGGAGAGCCCACGCTTGACGTTAACCTCGGAAAGCACATAGAAGCGATAAAATCAACAGGGATGAAAGTCGCAGTCATCTCCAACGCTTCTCTGATCGACAATGAAGATGTTGCTTCAGATCTGATGGACGCTGACTGGGTCTCGCTGAAAGTGGACGCCATAGACGATGTGAAGTGGAAGATCATAGACAGACCCCATGGCAGCTTGAACCATTCGATCATACTTGACGGCATACGGAAGTTCTCAGAGAAGTATCACGGCATTCTGGCCACGGAGACCATGCTTGTCGACGGAATTCAGGATCTTGGCGAAATCCATATCATCGCTGAATACCTCTCATCCCTGCGAAAGCTGGATCTGGCGTACATATCCGTTCCAACTAGGCCGCCTGCCGAGGAATATGTGAAACCACCGTCGGATGAACTGATCAATGCCGCATTCCAGGTATTCAACAATCATCTTGGCAATACAAAGGTTTCACTGTTAACAGGATATGAAGGTTCAGAATTCTTCACAGGCGAGAGCTTGGAGGATGAGATCCTGAACATACTTGCCGTCCATCCCATGCGTGAGGACGCGCTGCTGGAGGTTATCGAAAGATCTGGCGAATCGGCCGAATTTGTGGATCATATGGTCAAATACGGAAAAATATCAAAGGTTCCATACATGGGTAAATTCTTTTACATACTGCCGCCAAAAATTGAAAGAATTAAACCGAATTCATGA